The genome window ATGCAGGCAGGGTGACAAGCATCATTCCGCCCGGAACAAGCACTCTTTCCAGTTCCCGTATGATCTCCTTGATATTCGAAATTTGTTCGTTGTGCTCAAGAGCAGATATCGAGACCACAATATCTACGCTGTTGTCATGGATTTCTGACAAGTCTCGCAAATCTTTGTTAAGGAACCGTATGGAGCCTCTGTCGATGTAGCTCCTGCCTGACAGCGTGGCACTGCCAATGGTCCCGCGGATCAAAGATGTGATACGTTTCAGAATCCCGACTCTACCGTTTGTGATGTCTACCACATCCTTGATATTAAGCGGATTGTCTTCCGTCCTGTATCCTGTCACATTAAACTTGTTCAAAAGGTGAAAAGGGATACAGACTCGATCTGAGCGATCCACGCTTATGATATTTGCACCCTTGCTTGAAAAATACCATTGCATTAATCCTATTCCCGCCCCGGCGTCAAGGATGGTTTTGCCGTTTGCTTCTCCAATATTGTTGGTTACCCATGTCCAGTCCAAGGCGTAATGCCAGCCACTAGACAATGCCAATGTCTTCCCCATCCTCATTAATTCTGATGATAGATCTGGGAAATGAGTGAGGATTTTTGTAGAAATGAGTTCGATTCTGCTTTCCACGACGGTAATGCTCCTTGATCAGGTGTTTACTATACTGCAAACTATAACTTATTAAATCATGGTTAGCAATCTTTTTGCATTTATAATTACCCTGATGAATTGGTGTTGCTGTGCGAAGAGAATTGGGTTACCCCGGGCTTTTTTTAGCAGGGGCCATTGCCGCTCTTTATCGCAGACTACCGGGGCCCAGGTAGAGGTGCTTTGTTATGGCGAGCGAACCCGGCCTCGCTCAAATGGATATCTCGCCTTTGAAATTGGGAATATTATTAATATACGCCTTGTGTATTGTGTATTATTAATTAGACCTCTTGCAAAAGTCAAATTGAGTTGAGTTCAAGGTTGTAAATAGCAGCAATCAGGTTGAAGCGCAAAGCAAATCTCTTTCTACGATTGCGATACCTCTCGCTCAAAATGCGAAACACTTTCAACTTACGGAATATATGCTCAATCACAATCCGTTTCCGTGCCAAGCTTCGATTGCTCTGTTTCTCTCGTTTCGTCAGAGCATGGTATTTGGATTTCTTGAAGGGTGTTTGACTGTTCTGATGAAACTCCATCAATCCTTGATAGCCCGCATCTGCCAGAATACGCAGATGTTCAGAGAACTCACAGGCATCGTCTTTGAACAGTTGGAAGTCGTGTTTGCTTCCATGACTAAAGGCGGTGGTTATGATTTGGGTACTTTTTCGATCAGCCATCACCTGCGCTTTTTGGGTGTGACGCTTCTTTTTGCCACTGTAATGCCGTTTTTGGCTTTTTTTGGACGTTCCACTGGCTGTTCGCTGACATCAACCAGCACTACCTCGAACACCGTGTCACTGGCTTGGAGTGCCTTTTTGCCAGGCAAACGAAACTTTTTTGAACGGACTAAGGCCTCCTCTACCTTGCGAATGGTGCGGCAAACGGTTGCTTCACTGACACCATAGGATTGCGCAATATGAAATTCTGTGCGATATTCTCGCCAGTACATCAAGGTCATCAACAACTGATCGGCTCGGCTCAGTTTTGGCGGTCTCCCGAAGTCTCGCAGCCCTTTCTCAATGACTGTGAGCATCTGCTCGAAGGTTTCGCGCGGGACGCCAGTTAGCCGTTTGAAGTCACTACCTTTGAGATGTGCGATTGTCTTATAGTTCATGTGCCTATTATGGCACACTTATGCAAGAGGTCTATTATAGGACTCGACGAGCAATACCGAAATTCCCTTGCGCATGCAGGGAATTTTATCAGGAGCAAATTGCAATGAAGAGATTTACACTACATGAAATGTCAATAATGCGATTGTTTGGCGGGGCTGTTCGCCGTGTTCGTGATTTGTCCCATTCAGTCGCATGGAATAATCCTTTTATTGCTAATCGCAATCGGAAATACCTGTCCAATTACTCTGATGTTCACACTGCGCAGCGGTGTTTTATCCTTGCGAATGGACCCAGCCTGTCACGCATGGATCTTTCTCCATTAAGGAATGAAATTACCTTTGGGCTTAATAGAATTTATCTTTTGTTCGACAGGCTGGAATTTCTGCCAACCTATTACGTATGTGTCAATGAACTTGTTCTTGCTCAGTTTTCAAGGGAGATATCGGGTTTGTCTATGCCGAAATTTCTAAACTGGGGCAGCAGGCATGTGTTTGATCTAAACGACCCGAGTGTGGGCTTTGTGCGTTTGTTACTCACCCTGCGTGATGGATTTCAATCAGATATCAGGAAACCACTATATTCTGGAGGAACAGTGACTTACGTGGCACTCCAGATCGCCTATTCGATGGGCTTTTCCGAAGTCATTCTTGTTGGTCTGGACCATTCTTTCCAAGACAAGGGCGTCCCAAACGCGACTGTAACTCAAAAAAGCGATGTAGACAATAATCACTTTCATCCCGACTATTTTCCGAAGGGGGTAAAATGGCAGTTGCCTGATTTAAGGCGCTCCGAACTTGCCTATAAAATTGCAGACAACTTTTACAGAGCGAATGGCAGGCTTGTTAGGGATGCAACCTTGGGGGGGAAATGTCCGGTATTTCAACGCGTGGAGTATGATAAACTTTTTTAATCAGGTTCTCTTACATGAAAGTAAAATTCAGATCTGTTGTTACTAAACCGCAACTATTGATCTTTGATTTTTTATGGCTTTTGACCGTCCTGGTGTATTGGAAACTGCTCCGGGGTGTTGGTTTGGAGCTCTATTGGTTATTTCAAGTTATCTTGCTGTCTATTTTTTTGGTTGGTTTCTTTTTTCGATTGTCCCTAAATTCCTCCTGTATATTTCCGTCAATTTGGTCGGGATCTAGTTTAGATTTACACTACCTTGGGACCGTGGTGTTTGGATCAATCTGGTTGATCGCCTTCGTACGGAGAATAATCGGAGATCTACTGCAATTTGACTTGTTTAATGCCCTGGTTGCCCTCTGTAACCTGATTTTTTGGCTAGTCTATGCAACCTATCTCTTCATGGTAATTCAAAATCAGAGGGGTAGTCGGAACTCGATGGGATATGTATTATTATTCGTTTTTTGGGGGTTCGGTTTTTACGTGGGATTAAACCTGCTTGCTTTTTCGGTTGGGGTGATGCCTGATTCCAGTATCTATCTCACGTCATATCCATCACAATTATTATCCATGCTTGGCAGCCAAGGGAATCGTATACTGTTTCCCTTGGCTGACGGAATAAATTCATTCGGGGTTTCAGCCGGCGCCGTCTTAGTGCTTTTCATTCCCATACTTTTCTCTACCAAGGATACTTTAATCAAATTAACGAGTATGTTCTTTTCCCTATCTTCCATTGCGGTAATGGTGATGACGGATTCCCGCGGGGCGATTCTCTTTGCCTGGATTGCTGGTTTTCTGTACCTTCTGCCGGGGAGAATTTCGAAGCATCTTATCTGGTTATCTGTGTTCGTATCATTTCTTCCTTTGCTGGTAGCGCTATTTTTTCCAGCTCTACTTAACTTTGAGTATGGATTTACCCGCCCACCCGGAAATTTGACGGAAAAACAGCGCATGGTTTTGGAGGAAGAATTTTGCGCCGATAAGGTTAAACCATTGGCCGGGCCATTGAGCAACCGTCCAATAATTTGGGCAGTTGCTCTAGACGAATTCAAACACCCGAGATTCGTGCATTTGGTGGGTTATGGATACCGTGGCCAAGTAGATGCAGGAATCTCGGAAGACCTCTCGTGTATATTTCTAAGTTTTGTATACAGGCGGTTTGCGTCCTCTCATAACATATGGCTGCAAATTATTACTGAAATAGGTTATATCGGGGTAATAGGGACACTTTTCCTATTCTACAAAACCGCCGGAAGGTTATATACCCTGATTGAAAAAGATAACTCTGGTTTTTATAAGGGAATGAGGCTGGCATTGATATACATTGTTTTTGCGGGCACGCTTGAATCGATTCTATCCCCGGATTACTACATACCTTTTGCCATGTTCCTCGCAATAAACATTATGACCCTTTTATCAGCCAATGATATTGAATCTTAAGATAAACAAAGTAACATCCGGTGAGTTTGTTGCACAGGTCGTAGATTGGGCGCAGGCAGGAGGAAGTTATTACGCCTGCTTCGCCAATGTCCATGTGCTTATGGAAGCATATGACTCGTCCGATTTTTCAAAAATAATAAATGGCGCTGACTTGGTCCTTCCCGACGGCATGCCCCTCGTCTGGATGATGCGCCTTAAAGGCGCAAGGAGCCAACAGCGGGTATATGGACCAACCCTGATGCTGCAAGTATTGGAGTCCGCTGCGCGGGAGAACATCCCTGTCGGTTTTTATGGAGGAACGCCTGAAGTACTGAATGCTCTTGTGGTGCGGATGAAGGCGCGTTGCACGGGCTTGGACGTCGTGTATTCATATAGCCCGCCGTTTCGGGAATTAAGTCAGCGGGAGGAGGATGAAATTGTGCTGAGCATCGATCAATCCGGCGCGCGGATATTGTTTATAGGGCTTGGCTGTCCCAGGCAGGAAATCTGGATGGCAAGGCATCGTGGACGGATCAATGCGGTCATGCTCGGCGTTGGCGCGGCATTTGATTTTCATTCCGGATTCAAACCACAGGCTCCTTTATGGACACAGAACATCGGCTTGGAATGGTTGTTCCGGCTTTTGACCGAGCCACGCAGACTGTGGAGACGTTACCTTTATCACAACTCGCGTTTTATATTCCTTGCAATTGCCGATCTGTTGGGATTTCTTCGTTAGAATAATACAATGCTCAGACGCTTTTCGGTCAACTTCGCGCTCCTGTCCATGCTGCTGGATGGACTCCTGGTTGCACTCTCCCTGTGGCTCGCCACAGCGTTGCGCCCACAGTTAAGTCGATTTCCCGGAATTGAACTTGTTTCGTCACCTGTGGCCACGCCTGCCCCGCTCTATGTCATATTTCCATTGATTTGGATTCTCATATATTCAGCCCTCTCCATCTATGACGGCAGAAAATACATACGGGTCGTGGATGAATTTGCCGCGTTATCACTGGCGATGTTGATTGCATCTGTTTCCGCAGCGGGTGTTTTGTATTTTTCGTATCGACAGGTGTCCCGCGCGCTTGTCCTGTTCTTTATTGTCCTTGTGTACATCCTTGGTTTGTTGTGGCGCGCCTTTGTCCGTCTCTACTTCCGCACCCAGAATAATTTCCCCGACCGTCTTCGCCGTGTTCTGGTGGTGGGCGCCGGTTCGCTGGGGCAAAGGGTCCGCGAGCAAATGCTTGACTCTGAGCTTCCCAACCTGGAGTTTATTGGCTTTACGGATCACGGCGGGCAATTAAAAACAAAACCGCTTTCCTTATTGGGCACAAACGATGGGATTGACGCGATTGTTCAAGACCATAAGATATCCGATGTCGTGATCGCCCTGCCGCATTCGGAATACCACCAAATGAGTGACATTGTCCAAAAACTTGAACGCGTCCCTGTGCAGGTGTGGGTGGCGCTCGGCTTTTTTGACCTTGCATTATATAAGACGGCCATCGAAGATTTTGCGGGCATCCCCATGCTGGATCTGAGGGCTTCCGCCATTGACGATTATCAGCGGATGATGAAGCGTACCTTTGACTTTTCCATCGGTCTTGCCGCGTTGATACCCGCCCTGCCGCTCATGGCTTTCTCTGCGCTGGTCATCTATGTTGAAGGCGGTTCCCCGATATTATTTCGGCAGCAACGTGTTGGTGAAAATGGACGCCTGTTCGAAATGCTCAAATTCAGGACCATGGTCAGAAATGCCGAGCAGTTGAAAAGCCAGGTGGAGAAGCGGGATGCAGACGGGAACATCCTGCATAAATCAAAGGAAGATCCGCGCGTCACGCGCGTTGGGCGATTCCTGCGCCGCTTTAGTTTGGATGAGCTGCCGCAAATATTCAATGTTTTACGCGGCGATATGAGTCTCGTCGGGCCGCGCCCCGAACTTCCGTATTTGGTTGAAAAGTATCAACCCTGGCAAAGAAAGCGTTTTGCGATCCCGCCGGGCATTACCGGCTGGTGGCAGGTGAGCGGACGAAGCGACAAACCCATGCACCTGCATACAGAGGACGACATGTATTATATTCAGAACTACTCGATATTTTTGGACATCCAGATCCTGTTGCGGACGGTTTGGGTGGTACTGATGGGGAAGGGATCCTACTAGGATGAATGCAGTTATACGTGCAAAGTCCATAAGTTACTTAACGGGTTTTGGAGACGGTCTGCTTTTGTTATTGGCATTCCTCTTGAGTAATTATTCGGCGTTTGGGTCGAACCAGTTCCCGAACATTGATTCGTTTGGCGGGGAAGCCTGGCAAACCGCGCTTGGCTGTTTTTATGGCACCCTGGTCGTTGGTTTGCTTTTGATCGGACACGGCTTGCATCGGGATTTTATTTCCGTGCTGTCAAATAGCCGGCCCCTGCTGTTTTTTTTGTTCCTTGCTTTGTTGTCGTTATCGTGGACGGTTTCTCTGCAAGCCACATTGTACGAACTTTCCTTCCTCTTCTTTTCCACCTTTGCGGCTGCCTACTTTGCCCTCCACTACCGGCTATTAGGGGTGATCAATATTTTGACCTGGACTGCGGTAGCTGCCACAGTGGCTGGTTTTGCGCTTGCGCTATTTACTCCATATGGCGTGATGCCGAATCAACCGTTTACAGGTTCATGGGATGGCATGTTCTGGCATCGAAACCATGCAGGCAGTTTGATGGCTTTTTTTAATATGTTATTCCTTGTGCGCTTGCTAATGGATAAACAAGGATTTCCCCGTAGACTATTTTTTGGATTATTCTATGTTTTAACCGCAATCCACGTGTTCAAAAGCCGCTCTGCCGCTGGAATACTGGTTTTTATTTTTCTGAATTTCTCGACCTTGATTGCCTTTGGATGGATTTCCTTTCGTGAGAAGTTAAAACCATGGCATTATTATTCATTTTTCTTTACAGTATTTTCGGGGTTTATGATTTTTGTTGCAAACCTGGGTTTCTTCTTTGGGCTTTTGGGACGGTCGTCCACCATGACAGGGCGGACACCGCTTTGGGAAGATCTCCTTGTTAATGTTTTTCCTGCAAGACCGATCCTTGGGCACGGCTTCGGTGCAATATGGATGCAGGAGAGTTTTCGGGTTTTCATGCAGAACCGGCAGGGTTGGGGTCACCCGATATATTTCGCCGATAATGGTTTTCTTGACATTCTTTTGAATTTGGGTGTGGTGGGTCTGATTTCATTTTTGATCATGTTTGGTTTTGCAGGTTTACGCGCGTTGAAGCACTTGCGTTCAACGCGGTCATGGATGTACATCTTGATGGTCCTTGCCTTATTGTATGTTTTTGCAGGGAATTTGGCGTACAGTTTCTTAATGGAAGTGGATTACTTTGTGTGGATGGTGTTCGTCATGGTTTATATTCTTGTATCAAGACCGTTTGACGGCGATGCGGTCACTGTGCAATAAACCTTGTAAAACATAAGTCATGCAGATCGTCAATGCCAGCCCGTACCACCACCCCCAGAATATAAAATTAATCGAACCCAAATAATAAAAGTGCATGATGAAATTGAAGGGGACGGTCAGCATTGCCGCCGCAATGCTTGTGGACAATCCCCATTTTTTTAGCGAGAAAAAGATGGGGAGCGCAAGGATCGTATACCCTGCCCATGAAATGGGAGAGGCGAGCAGGCACAACAAAACACCCGCGGAATTCACAACCTCGGATGGGATTTCCTGTTTGTTAATGCGGGCACGGTGGATGAGAAAAATGGTGATCAGGATGAGCAGGACAGCCAGACCCATGCCGATTTCCGGGTGACCGATTCTGCTTGTCAGCCCGATTAGAGAGCTGTTCCCGGGCATGGACAATATCTTGTTGTCCACATTTGCCGCCTCCAGCCATTGCAGATAAACCGTGGGCGGCATTCGGGTCAACGGGATAAGTCCGGTGATGGCAATTGTAGCGACCGAAGCCTTTAATGCGGCCCAGTTCCCTGCAATGGCGAGCAACAGCAGCCAGATGGCGAAATTGGGCTTGATGCTGATCAACAACCCCAGGAATATACCCGCATAGAGTTGGTTTTTCCGGAGTGAATTGATCCAAATCAGAGACACGAGCAGGAGTAGCGGGGTGTATATTTGTCCCAACCCTGTCGTATGCCAAAAACCCGCAAGCGAAAATGCCCAGAGGATGCGCAGGGCAGACGGTTTGTATTGGTTTGACAATACCAGCACTGATATGGCGTAGACAAGCGATGATAATATTCTCCATAGATTGATTGCCCGGAGCGGATCGCTGTCGGCCAGTGATTCAAATACCAACAGGGTTATGGGCGGGTTTAAGTTGGGTAGTTTTCCGCCGCTTTGCACACGAGGGAAGTAGGCTTCGAAAATCAGTGGGGAGGAAGTGCCGTATGGATTATTCCCCGCTTTTAATTCAATGCCCGATGCGATAAATGACCCGAAGTCCGCCAGTTCGTTACGGGAGGAGGAGACCACATTGAAATTAAATGAGATTGAAAAAAGCATCCAGGCGGCCGCCATTATAGATCCAACAATCGTGAACCACTTTTTTGTTTTAAGCATTTCTCATTATATCGTGCGTGTAATTAAAAAATCCGGGCCGTTTTCGGCCCGGATTTTTTCTTGTCCTACTTTTCCTGTAAATTTTTCAGATGTAGTTTTGTATTCTTGAGCAGTTCGATCATTAGATCACGGATGTGCGGATTGAGATAGTGGTTTTCCAGTGTGGAGAGCGGCAGGAAACGTGCGCCGGCAACCACGTGGATGCAATTTGCGGCTCCGCACAGGCAGATGAAGGGTGCCTGCATTTCCCATTCCGTGGATGGGTAGAAGAATGAGAGTTCCTCGCCTTTATCGATGTCACGGCGCGCGATCATCAGCATTTTGTCAGTGTCGAGGATCACGTTCGGGTCACAGGAGTGGTTCAACGCGGCAAGTTTGCCGACGTGGGTGTGCCGCTCGCGCGCGATCTGGACGGTGAAGCGGTTGGGCTTGTCCATGATGTTCTCGCTGGGCATGGAGCAGATCACCTCGCCCTTCTTATAGGCTTGTTTGGTGATTAAGGTTCTAAATTTATTTTCTGTTTTGACACTTACTGTTTCCATTGTTGTGATCATTTATATTTTCTCCTTTTACAAATAATATTAAATCATCTGTTTTAGTATAGTCATTATGGGTTTAATTACAAGGGTTAATAAGACCTGTTGAAATATTTTAAGGTTGCAACATTGGTAAAAAATATTCACCGCCAAGTTATCGGCGGCGCATTAAAAGTGGACACTGCGGTGCTGTGAGCCGGATTAGAACAAATGGAGCTGCGCGCCGGGCATGCGCCCATCCAGCAGAACGTATGGTGCGGCACGTTCGGCGATGATGCCAAGTCTTTTCAATGAGGCAAGGTCACGCAGGCGCTTGATCCTTCTTGCATGTAGAATTGCATCCGCGCCTTTGATGCCAATGCCGGGGATCCTGATCAACTGGTGTTTGTCCGCCGTGTTGATCTCGATGGGGGTGTGGATCAAGTTCATTTGCGCCCAGGCAAGTTTGGGGTCGGCATGCAGCGGCAGGTTTTCATCCGCCGTGAAAGGCAGGTCTTCGAGGTCGAAACCATAATCGCGCAGAAGGAAAGATGCCTGATACAAACGGTGTTCGCGCATGGGGTCCACGGCCGGCTTGTTCTCGAGAGGTGTATCGCGGACGGGATGAAAGGCGGAGAAATAGGCGCGTTTTAGGTGAACGTTCTTCATCAACCATTGCGTGGTATTGAGCAGTTCGAGGTCGCTTTCATCCGAACCACCGGCCACGAACTGGGTGACGCTGGATGGGTATTTACCGTTCCAGAATTTATATGCAGGCACCGTACGTCTGATCTCCTCCACCCACTTGAGCGAACGCAGCAATTCTTCAAAGAAAATCTTGTGCGGAGCCAGCCGCGCCAACCGTTCGGTGCTGGGCGCTTCGAGGTTGACGGAAATGCGGTCTGCCAACTGCATGGCGCGATAGACCTGGTCCTTCTCCGCGCCGGGCATGATCTTGAGATGGACATACCCGCGAAATTGATGCTTCTTTCGCAGAAGTTCCGCCGTGTCAAGAAGCTTGTCCATTGTACGGACTCCGCCTCCCGCCAGCCCGGAGCTGAGGAATACACCTTCCGCCATTCCAACCCGATTCATTTTACTGAACAACCCTGCAAATTCATCTGGCTTGAACGTGGCGCGTCGGAAATCGCGTCCTGCGCGGAAGGGGCAGTAATGGCAATCACGCTCGCAGGCGGAGGAGAGCAGGGTTTTGAGCAGGACGATTTTCTGCCCGTTGGGGAGTTGGGCGGGATGTGTGAAGGCGTGGTTATTTTCTTTAGGGGAGTAGCAGGCTGGAGCGTGAAGAGACGCGGAAGGCTCTCCATCCGCTTCGAATTGCATTTGGGAGGATAACTCTTTGAGCGTTTCCAGCGAGTTCATCCATCCATTATAGAATAAATGTTCTGAATATTCAAGAGGGAAAATTCAGGCAAAATGGGGGAAATTTGTCACTTGGGCGCAGTGGATGGGGTGGATATACTGATGGAAATCATGTCATTGCGAACTGCCGTCGGTTGAGTAGCCCGCAGGGCGTACACTTGCACCGAAGCCATGCTCGGACGCCCCAACCTCGTCGTCGTGGCGCGTCTCATGCCACTCCTTCTCGCAACGACATTTCTCAGGAGGCTTAGATGTGTGAATTTTGCACGCAGCACGGGGAAGGGGAGAAGTGGTACCTGACGATGGAAAATTATTCCAAAGACCTGCTGGACCAGAATCGGCGGCGGGAGTATGCGGCGGACTTCCTGAACGGATTCCATAAGCGCGTGCCGAAAAGCATTAAGCAGTTGGACGTGATCCGCAAGACGCCGTTGATGAAATTGGCAAAGCCCGTGCTGACGCATCACCAGAAGCAGGATCATTACGGGCAGGTGGTGCCATTGGAGGATGTGGAAAAAATCTTCGAGGCAATGGTACAGGGAGCGGTGCGCCTGCCGTGCGTGTGCCGGCGCGTGACGACAGGGAATATGAACGCGCGCTACTGCTACGGCTTGACGATGGACAAGCAGATGTACGACGCGCTGGACGACTCGTTCAATCTGGAGACGTTATCGAAAGAAGAAGCCCTGGAGTCCATTCGCAAATTGGACAAGGAAGGACTGGTCCATTCGGTGTGGACCTTCAAGACTCCCTTCATCGGCGGTTTGTGCAACTGCGACCAGGACTGCATGGCATACCGCATCACACACGCACGCAGAGATTACCCGGTCATGTTCCGTGCCGAGTGGATCGCGGAGGTCGCGCCCGAGGTGTGCAACGGCTGCCGGCTGTGTATGCGCCAGTGTCAGTATGGGGCGATCCGTTATTCGTCGAACAATAAAAAGGTGACAATCGACCCGGCGGTGTGTTATGGGTGCGGAGTGTGCCGCGCAAGTTGCAGCAAGGATGCGATCACGCTCTCCCCGCGGGAAAGTGTGGCGGAGGCAGTCGGGCTGTGGTGATTCGCCGTCACTGATGTATAATGTGCATTGACAAGCCCGTTTGTCTGTTAATATCGAAAGGAGTTGAATCATGGCGAACAAGGAACAAAAGGGAAAGAACAAGGAGAAGAAGAAGAAAAAGAAAGTGAAGCCGAAGGAGACGAAGAAGTAATGGACAAGCCGGCCCCTCAGTCAGTGATGATTAAGGGGCTGGCTTTTTTACAGACAATTCAAATATAATCACGAGCATGAACCCACTCAACCGCAACCTCCGTGACACCTTCCACTTCTCCTCGCACGACCTGCTCGCCAACCGCGCCGGCAAACTCTCCGAACGTCAACAGGCCCGCCAGTCCGCGCTGGGGACGAGCCTCAAAGTCGGCATCGCCTTCTTCGTCGTGGTCATGCTCGGCTCGCTCGGTGTCTTCTTCATCATCTCCTCCGCCTCGGGCGCGAACGCAGGCGCATCGTCCTTCGATACGATGGTCACCACGGGCGTTCTGATCGGCGTGTTCGCGCTCGTCCTCGTCGTCTCGCTGTTTGCCAGTCAAAAGCATCTCGCCGCAGCGCGTGGGAGACAGATCCAAAAAGCGGAAGGGGAGGCGGCGCATGGCAAAATCCGCGCGGACTCTGCCAACTTTGAGATCAAGATCGGCAGGACGAAGATCCGCCTCATCACGCAGGGACAGTTGGACTCGTTTCGAGTGGGGGAGTCCTACCGCCTGTACTTTCTCCCTGGTCCCATGCCGGTCATCCTCTCTGCCGAAGTCATCGGCACCGAAGCCGAAGCGGATTCATACATCGAACCCGCCAATCCCATCGAAGACGATCTCGTCATCCAACAACAGCAGAGATCGCGCCGCGTGGTCGGCGTGCTGGCCGTGCTGACGCTCGGCTTTCCGCTGGCGATGCTGGCGGCATCCGCGCTGCCCGAATCCTTGCGCTGTGTGGTCTGGTTCGCACTGCTGGGCATCGGCTTTGGCTTCGTCTTCTGGGCGCTGAGGCGGGTGGGGTAGGGGAGTTCGTGAGACGCGGCGCGTGATGCGTACTTCGTGATGCATGAATGTTGATCACCATCCTTTCATCAAAAAACAATTCAACGTCTGCCGTCCATCGTCCACGGTCAAATACGGTAATGGGGGAATGAAGGTTCGCAAAATTCCCATCAACTTCAAAAATATATCTTATGTTTTCGATAAGTATTATTATCAAAAACATTGACAGATCGGCGGAAATTCGTATAATCATCCCCATGACAGATACATCCAACATTTCCATCACCATTTCTGCTGTGATAAGGAATTATCTGGACATGGTGGAACGCTCCCGCAGCAAACATACCATGCTTGCGTACAAGAATGCCATGCGCATCTTCCACCAAGTGTTGGTGGAAAAGTCGCTGGAGCCCGACTCCACACCCATCCAAAAACTCACAGAAGACCTGATCTCGCCCATGGCGGACTATCTAAAAGTCTTCGCCCCCGCCACCGAGCAACTCTATTTGCAGGCTGTCAAGGGGTTCCTGCTGTATGTGGATTCTGAGCGTCTGGCAAATATCAACCAATCGCGTGTGACGGTGCTTATCAGGCAACGCTCACGCCGCCCCGGAATACGCTATCCACAGTTCCCCGCAGAGGACATTGATACGCTGTTAGGGAAGGCTAAACGCGTTGAAAACCTGCTCATGAACGCCAGTGACGTGGATGAGTTCATAAACGTTAAGCTACGCGCATACCGCGACCGTGCCTTTTTGCTTACTCTGGCAGATACAGGCTTTCGTGTCCATGAAGCCTGCAACCTTCGGCGCGGCGATATCGACTGGAACGAACAGCGCGCCCTCATTATTGGTAAAGGCGACAAGCAGGCTGTGGTCCGCTTTACATCGCGTTCCCTGCAAGCCATCCAGGAGTATCTCGCCCAACGCGCCGCACTCGATGGAAATTCAGGCAGGCAATTGAGCTCCCTGCCTCTCTTTGCCCGCCACGATAAAGGCGCCGGCAAAAAGGTCAAGCCAATCACGCCTGCCACCGGCCGCAACATCGTCAAGGAACGAGTGCTGCAATTTTTAGGCAGGGAGATGGCCGGCAAGATCACCCCGCACTCCTTCCGCCATTATTTTGTCACGTCCGTGCTGCGCGGTACTGGAAATTTAAGGATTGCGCAGGAACTTGCACGGCACAAAAATATTCAAGTTACACAACGATATACCCATCTTTCGAACGATGAGCTGGACA of Anaerolineales bacterium contains these proteins:
- a CDS encoding tyrosine-type recombinase/integrase, which produces MTDTSNISITISAVIRNYLDMVERSRSKHTMLAYKNAMRIFHQVLVEKSLEPDSTPIQKLTEDLISPMADYLKVFAPATEQLYLQAVKGFLLYVDSERLANINQSRVTVLIRQRSRRPGIRYPQFPAEDIDTLLGKAKRVENLLMNASDVDEFINVKLRAYRDRAFLLTLADTGFRVHEACNLRRGDIDWNEQRALIIGKGDKQAVVRFTSRSLQAIQEYLAQRAALDGNSGRQLSSLPLFARHDKGAGKKVKPITPATGRNIVKERVLQFLGREMAGKITPHSFRHYFVTSVLRGTGNLRIAQELARHKNIQVTQRYTHLSNDELDKAYYEVFEKRQSDQSGE